The following proteins are encoded in a genomic region of Spirochaetota bacterium:
- a CDS encoding alpha-amylase family protein, with the protein MKLRFRQIHLDFHTSEHIRDVGKDFSRENFQKALTVGHVDSITVFSKCHHGLTYHDTKVGVKHPYLVKPLLPLMIEAAREINVNTPVYLSAGLDEMMSQRHPEWRVQWKGNAYNPFAAGYKCLCFNTPYLDYLCAQIDEVLTMFKTNGLFLDIIAMRKCYCPTCIAGMLAEGLDPENDEHVNDYQMRVLMKYYEKTTATVRKHGKDIPLFHNSGHISRGDKRIIPFQTHLELESLPTGGWGYDHFPLSARYAITTGMEFLGMTGKFHTTWGEFGGYKHPNALRYEAAAMTANGAKCSVGDQLHPSGAMDMDTYECIGAAYKEVKANEEYCDTVSTASTVAVLSVESLGKGISHHSATPFADEGAVRALLESHVMFDVIDTAADLSKYKVLILPDAVVLDDTLAEKVNSFMKAGGMAIASGTSGMDSDKKKFLIATKLSVKGESPWTNDYIAVRDALADDMVKSPFVTYAKAQMTDPKGAEVLADAWQPYFNRTYAHFCSHQHTPYEKKADYPAVVRDGNLIYFAHPIFSMYRTTGQRLYRMLIRNALRLAGAMTVESTLPSTARISFMEQKGRHILHVLNGAPVKRGGEGEGRLAKAIEVIEEIVPLHDVRMTLAVGKAVTRVRTADGKTVAFTADKGKITFTLPVVEHHAIMIIE; encoded by the coding sequence ATGAAACTTCGATTCCGCCAGATACACCTCGATTTCCACACCTCCGAACACATCCGCGATGTCGGCAAGGATTTCTCCAGGGAGAATTTCCAGAAGGCGCTCACCGTCGGCCATGTCGATTCGATAACCGTGTTCTCCAAATGCCATCACGGGCTCACGTATCACGACACGAAGGTGGGCGTGAAGCATCCGTATCTGGTCAAGCCGCTGTTGCCGCTCATGATAGAAGCAGCGCGGGAAATAAACGTCAATACGCCGGTGTATCTCAGTGCCGGTCTCGATGAGATGATGTCGCAGCGTCACCCCGAATGGCGCGTACAATGGAAAGGGAATGCGTATAATCCGTTCGCCGCCGGATACAAGTGCCTGTGCTTCAATACACCGTATCTCGACTACCTCTGTGCGCAGATAGATGAAGTGCTCACCATGTTCAAGACGAACGGGTTATTCCTCGATATCATCGCCATGCGAAAATGCTATTGCCCGACGTGCATCGCCGGCATGCTCGCCGAGGGGCTTGACCCCGAGAACGATGAGCATGTCAACGATTATCAGATGCGCGTGCTCATGAAATACTATGAAAAGACCACGGCAACGGTGCGAAAGCACGGCAAAGACATACCGCTTTTCCATAACAGCGGACATATCAGCCGCGGCGACAAACGCATCATACCGTTCCAGACGCATCTGGAGCTTGAATCGCTTCCCACCGGCGGCTGGGGCTATGATCACTTCCCGCTTTCGGCGCGCTATGCGATAACGACGGGGATGGAATTCCTCGGCATGACGGGGAAATTCCACACCACCTGGGGCGAGTTCGGCGGATACAAACATCCAAACGCTCTGCGTTATGAAGCAGCGGCGATGACAGCCAACGGCGCGAAATGCAGCGTGGGCGATCAGCTCCATCCGTCCGGCGCCATGGACATGGATACGTATGAATGCATCGGCGCGGCGTATAAGGAAGTGAAAGCGAACGAAGAGTACTGCGACACGGTGAGCACGGCGAGCACGGTGGCCGTGTTGAGCGTCGAATCGCTCGGCAAAGGGATATCGCATCATTCGGCTACGCCGTTCGCCGACGAAGGGGCGGTGCGCGCGCTCCTTGAAAGTCATGTCATGTTCGATGTCATCGATACTGCGGCGGACCTGTCGAAATACAAGGTGCTGATACTGCCGGACGCTGTCGTGCTCGATGATACGCTCGCTGAAAAGGTGAATAGTTTCATGAAGGCGGGCGGCATGGCGATAGCGTCCGGAACAAGCGGGATGGACAGCGATAAGAAAAAATTCCTTATAGCGACGAAACTTTCCGTGAAGGGTGAAAGCCCCTGGACGAACGATTATATAGCCGTGCGCGATGCGCTTGCAGATGACATGGTGAAAAGCCCGTTCGTCACCTATGCCAAGGCGCAGATGACCGACCCCAAGGGTGCCGAGGTGCTCGCGGACGCCTGGCAGCCGTATTTTAACCGCACCTATGCGCATTTCTGCTCGCATCAGCATACGCCGTATGAGAAAAAAGCGGACTATCCCGCGGTCGTGCGCGACGGGAACCTCATCTACTTCGCCCATCCGATATTCTCGATGTACCGCACAACGGGTCAGCGGCTGTACCGCATGCTCATCAGGAATGCGCTCCGTCTTGCCGGCGCCATGACCGTCGAGAGCACGCTCCCGTCAACTGCACGCATAAGCTTCATGGAGCAGAAGGGCCGTCATATACTCCATGTCTTGAACGGTGCGCCCGTAAAACGCGGCGGGGAAGGCGAAGGCCGCCTCGCCAAAGCGATAGAGGTCATCGAAGAAATAGTCCCGCTTCATGATGTGCGCATGACGCTTGCGGTCGGGAAGGCCGTTACGCGCGTACGCACGGCTGACGGGAAGACGGTAGCGTTCACGGCGGACAAGGGGAAGATAACGTTCACGCTCCCCGTCGTGGAACACCATGCGATCATGATCATCGAGTAA
- a CDS encoding PilZ domain-containing protein, with protein MTAQIDKRTMARTPMRIPVELTHRTFDTMQFEGTSVDISPRGMLLEMELPVHTGDDLILSFGFGTRRGTEVPAVVKWSAETKDTKKYRAGCVFIVRQPKSI; from the coding sequence ATGACGGCTCAGATCGATAAACGTACCATGGCGCGTACCCCGATGCGCATCCCCGTCGAGCTTACGCATCGGACATTCGACACTATGCAGTTCGAAGGGACGAGCGTCGATATTTCCCCCCGCGGCATGCTCCTTGAGATGGAGCTTCCTGTGCACACCGGCGACGATCTCATCCTCTCCTTCGGCTTCGGCACGAGACGTGGCACCGAGGTCCCGGCGGTGGTCAAGTGGAGCGCTGAGACAAAGGATACGAAGAAGTACCGCGCGGGCTGCGTGTTCATAGTACGGCAACCCAAGTCAATATAA
- a CDS encoding AraC family transcriptional regulator, with amino-acid sequence METRRSEIEYYNIVDPESEINVLYSGDQVCKPLHESGGVRDHFLMHYVLSGKGTVRVAGRTHAVTRGGAFVFFPRERHWYQADSVHPWSYAWVGFSGTRAGVLLGRAGITSISPIFHSTYSADIAKHLADMRLSLSRRAAGFELKTEGLMYLIFSALMPPQSVSKRSRDDSSVALAMKFIDTNFQRDISAAQTAEYVGLERSYFSSLFSRTVSMSVKEYIMSRRIEKAKQFLVSMDLTVAEIAASVGYQDYFTFAKAFKKRTGVTPSEYKERMTARHQERLNYS; translated from the coding sequence ATGGAAACGCGCCGCTCCGAGATAGAATACTACAACATCGTCGACCCTGAGAGCGAGATCAATGTGCTCTACTCGGGCGACCAGGTGTGTAAACCGCTGCACGAATCGGGCGGCGTGCGCGATCATTTCCTCATGCACTATGTCCTTTCCGGGAAGGGAACGGTACGTGTCGCAGGGCGAACGCATGCCGTAACACGCGGCGGGGCGTTCGTTTTTTTTCCGCGTGAGCGTCACTGGTATCAGGCGGACAGCGTTCACCCCTGGAGCTACGCCTGGGTGGGTTTTTCCGGCACGCGTGCGGGGGTGCTCCTCGGGCGCGCGGGGATAACGAGCATATCGCCGATATTCCATTCGACGTATTCGGCCGATATTGCGAAACATCTGGCGGATATGCGTCTCTCGCTCAGCCGACGTGCGGCCGGTTTCGAGCTTAAGACCGAAGGCCTCATGTACCTGATCTTCAGCGCGCTCATGCCTCCGCAGAGCGTATCGAAGCGCAGCCGCGATGATTCATCGGTGGCGTTGGCGATGAAATTCATCGACACGAATTTCCAGCGCGATATATCGGCGGCGCAGACCGCGGAATATGTCGGCCTTGAACGCTCCTACTTCTCATCGCTTTTCAGCCGCACCGTATCGATGAGCGTGAAGGAATACATCATGAGCAGGCGCATAGAGAAAGCGAAGCAATTCCTCGTTTCCATGGACCTGACCGTGGCGGAGATAGCCGCGTCGGTGGGGTATCAGGATTATTTCACGTTCGCAAAGGCGTTCAAGAAGCGTACCGGCGTTACGCCGTCCGAGTACAAGGAGCGCATGACGGCACGCCATCAGGAGCGGCTGAACTACTCCTGA